In one window of Hevea brasiliensis isolate MT/VB/25A 57/8 chromosome 10, ASM3005281v1, whole genome shotgun sequence DNA:
- the LOC110632217 gene encoding putative F-box/FBD/LRR-repeat protein At4g03220, which translates to METRSAKRRKVWFAENYEASDPNNGIDRISDLPDPILHQILFLLPIKSIAQTSVLAKRWRSLWSSFPDLDFTTINTITTSPITNLNTTRRSPHSPSMDFIPQVLALRDKHSDLRTLRFRARLSFSGLNGLIRCAIRHNVQELDVEVATEDYFNFPRWLITSDSLRVFKLKSRYPGFRLLPSSLMTGGFRSLHTLSLSLVILYEQSSLLDLFTESSFPRLKKLNLDACFGLKHLKVSCRALEDLTLENCFQLHGLDISCGKLEKLRVTSCFDAYYDESWFHINAPQLRIVFWEYNAITGTSSLQNLTSLREASVGFFLLHEDISVEKLQSVCDLLSGLSHAHSLTLESQCIEILSSKNNSSHFLHPFNNLKILELHIDFNKNNVPGLASVFRSSPTLHTLILKIINDYKIERRQWNRDLWDMSTSKEEQYWESQIQTLKPFLSHLKVVKIHGFLECENEVSLAKFLLKHGKQLQEMTLRTANCNYRDSLRRQKVRSQMMGFSWASSNAKIAFQ; encoded by the exons ATGGAAACAAGGTCTGCCAAGCGAAGGAAGGTCTGGTTTGCAGAAAACTATGAAGCTTCTGACCCCAACAATGGCATTGATCGGATCAGTGATCTCCCTGACCCTATTCTCCACCAGATCCTCTTCCTTCTTCCCATTAAATCCATTGCTCAGACTAGCGTCTTGGCCAAACGCTGGAGATCTCTCTGGTCCTCATTCCCTGACCTCGACTTCACCACCATTAACACCATAACCACTTCTCCAATAACAAACCTTAATACTACAAGAAGATCACCTCATTCTCCATCAATGGACTTCATTCCACAGGTTTTAGCTCTCCGCGATAAGCATTCTGATCTAAGGACCCTTCGTTTTCGTGCTCGTTTGAGCTTTTCAGGTCTTAATGGTTTGATCcgttgtgcaataagacataacgTACAAGAACTTGATGTAGAGGTAGCCACAGAAGATTACTTCAATTTCCCCCGCTGGTTGATCACGAGTGATTCTTTGCGAGTTTTCAAATTGAAATCCAGATATCCTGGATTCAGATTGCTTCCTTCTTCGCTCATGACTGGTGGGTTTCGATCGCTCCACACGTTGTCTCTTTCTCTTGTCATTTTATACGAACAATCCTCCCTCTTGGATTTGTTCACCGAATCATCATTTCCTCGTCTTAAGAAACTGAATCTTGATGCTTGTTTTGGGTTGAAACATCTCAAGGTTAGTTGTAGAGCCCTGGAGGATTTAACCCTGGAGAATTGCTTTCAGCTACATGGTTTGGATATTTCTTGTGGAAAATTGGAGAAACTGAGAGTTACAAGCTGCTTTGATGCATACTATGATGAGAGTTGGTTTCATATTAATGCTCCACAGCTCAGAATTGTTTTCTGGGAGTATAATGCTATTACTGGAACGAGTTCTCTGCAGAATTTAACCTCTCTGCGTGAAGCATCAGTTGGTTTTTTTCTACTCCATGAAGATATTAGTGTGGAAAAGCTTCAGAGCGTATGCGATCTTTTATCTGGACTATCTCATGCCCATAGTTTAACCCTTGAAAGCCAATGTATCGAG ATTTTATCCAGCAAGAATAACTCTTCACATTTTCTCCATCCATTTAACAATCTTAAAATTTTGGAGTTGCATATTGATTTCAACAAAAATAATGTCCCGGGATTGGCCTCCGTATTTCGAAGCTCTCCTACATTGCACACCCTTATTCTAAAAATTATCAACGACTACAAGATTGAAAGAAGA CAATGGAATAGGGATTTGTGGGATATGTCCACCTCTAAGGAAGAGCAATATTGGGAATCTCAAATCCAAACTTTGAAGCCCTTCCTAAGCCACCTTAAGGTAGTAAAGATTCATGGGTTTTTAGAATGTGAGAATGAAGTTAGTTTAGCAAAATTTTTGCTTAAACATGGAAAGCAGTTGCAAGAAATGACTCTTCGCACCGCAAATTGCAACTATAGGGATTCTCTTCGACGACAAAAAGTTAGGTCACAAATGATGGGATTCTCCTGGGCTTCTTCGAATGCCAAAATTGCATTTCAATGA